The uncultured Flavobacterium sp. genome contains a region encoding:
- a CDS encoding MFS transporter, whose product MLKTAFSHYINNFKGFSREIWILTIVTFINRAGTMVLPFLSKYLKEDLHFTYNQVGWIMVAFGLGSMLGSWLGGKLSDKIGFYKIMVFSLFTSGVSLFFVQYITTFWALCIAMFVLMTIADMFRPAMFVSLGAYAKPENRTRALTLVRLAVNLGFAAGPALGGLIIMGIGYSGLFWVDGASCIVSISIFALLVKEKKKVIHDDKTENGADIKSVFHDKIFWVFLFVSFVTAMIFFQLFTTLPLYHNEKFGLSEFQTGLLMTLNGLLIFALEMPTVGFMERKGFPKIKIIILGSFVMALSFFLLLINVWAGILVICMICISLGEILTFPFSNAFALSRAPRGQEGRYMALYTMSFSLAHIVSSKVGFEIITRLGYQINWLFMACIGVFATLCCFWIKKELVKEKIS is encoded by the coding sequence ATGCTCAAAACTGCTTTTAGCCACTACATCAATAATTTTAAAGGATTTTCAAGAGAAATTTGGATACTTACAATTGTCACATTTATCAATCGCGCTGGAACAATGGTGCTTCCTTTTTTATCAAAATACTTAAAAGAAGACCTTCATTTTACTTATAATCAAGTGGGTTGGATCATGGTTGCATTTGGTCTTGGATCGATGTTGGGTTCATGGTTGGGTGGAAAATTATCAGACAAAATCGGGTTTTACAAAATCATGGTTTTTAGTTTATTTACAAGCGGAGTCTCTCTTTTCTTTGTACAATATATCACGACATTTTGGGCACTTTGCATTGCCATGTTTGTTTTAATGACCATTGCAGACATGTTTAGGCCTGCAATGTTTGTTTCGTTGGGAGCTTACGCAAAACCAGAAAACAGAACACGAGCCCTGACTTTGGTGCGTTTGGCCGTGAATTTAGGTTTTGCTGCTGGACCTGCTTTAGGAGGTTTAATCATTATGGGCATTGGCTATTCCGGATTATTCTGGGTAGATGGTGCCTCGTGTATTGTTTCGATTTCAATATTTGCATTATTAGTTAAAGAAAAGAAAAAAGTAATTCATGATGATAAAACAGAAAATGGAGCCGATATAAAATCGGTATTTCATGATAAAATCTTTTGGGTATTTTTATTTGTGAGTTTTGTTACTGCAATGATTTTCTTTCAGCTTTTTACAACTCTTCCTTTATATCATAATGAGAAATTTGGTTTATCTGAGTTTCAAACCGGATTATTAATGACTTTAAATGGTCTTTTAATCTTTGCTCTGGAAATGCCAACTGTTGGTTTTATGGAAAGAAAAGGTTTCCCAAAAATAAAAATTATTATTCTGGGATCATTTGTCATGGCACTAAGTTTCTTTTTATTACTAATTAATGTTTGGGCAGGAATTTTGGTCATTTGCATGATTTGTATTTCATTAGGAGAAATCCTGACCTTCCCTTTTTCGAATGCTTTTGCACTAAGTCGTGCACCGCGCGGGCAAGAAGGCAGATATATGGCGCTTTACACCATGAGTTTTAGTTTGGCCCATATTGTAAGTTCTAAAGTTGGTTTCGAAATTATTACTCGTTTAGGCTATCAAATCAATTGGCTTTTTATGGCTTGTATAGGAGTCTTTGCTACACTTTGCTGCTTTTGGATTAAGAAAGAGTTAGTTAAAGAGAAAATTAGCTAA
- a CDS encoding DUF1684 domain-containing protein — protein sequence MKKIIALVLLLAFNFGFSQKKFNQSDAEKFQSKINSEYADAKTSPLMEEDLKNFKTLDFYPISGNYFVVAKFEKAQDEKVFEMKTTGTRTPKYIKYGTLYFTLNNVALKLNVYRSIELSKTKEYKDHLFLPFSDLTSGKESYIGGRYIDLKIPKGNTIAVDFNQAYNPYCAYNHKYSCPLVPLENDLKVEVKAGVKNFH from the coding sequence ATGAAAAAAATCATTGCCCTTGTTTTATTGCTGGCTTTTAATTTCGGCTTTAGCCAAAAGAAATTTAACCAAAGCGATGCTGAAAAATTTCAGAGTAAAATTAATTCAGAATATGCTGATGCTAAGACTAGTCCGCTGATGGAAGAAGATTTAAAGAATTTTAAAACTTTAGATTTTTACCCAATATCAGGTAACTATTTTGTCGTTGCAAAATTTGAAAAAGCACAAGATGAGAAAGTTTTTGAAATGAAAACAACAGGGACAAGAACTCCAAAATATATTAAATACGGAACATTATATTTTACTTTAAATAATGTTGCTTTAAAATTAAACGTATATAGAAGTATTGAACTTTCGAAAACAAAAGAATATAAAGATCATTTGTTTTTACCTTTCTCGGATCTAACCAGTGGTAAAGAAAGTTATATTGGAGGAAGATATATTGATTTAAAAATTCCAAAAGGAAATACGATTGCAGTAGATTTTAATCAGGCTTACAATCCATATTGTGCTTATAACCATAAATATTCTTGTCCGCTTGTTCCTTTAGAGAACGATTTGAAAGTGGAGGTAAAAGCAGGAGTGAAAAATTTTCATTAA
- a CDS encoding sodium:solute symporter: MQLFDWIVLIVTLLFIVGYGSWKTKGSKNVEDFILGNNETPWYTVGLSVMATQASAITFLSTPGQAYHDGMGFVQFYFGLPIAMIVICLTFIPLYHKNKVFTAYEFLEKRFDLKTRSLAAILFLVQRGLGTGLTIYAPAIILSALLGWNLTLMNVIIGVLVIIYTFSGGTKAVNVTQKQQMFVIMSGMFITFFLILHYLPNDMTFTSALHIAGANDKMNIVDFSFDPEEKYTFWSGITGGFFLALAYFGTDQSQVGRYLSGKSIRESQMGLIMNGLLKVPMQFFILLTGVMVFVFFQFNPVPLNFNPNNKTVIEKSAYKEEYHVLEKKLSTLSEDKKVINLLYIDQLNQDFDNPILRKELVTLSNKEKDLRDRAKEIILKADPTSETNDKDYVFFHFILHYLPKGLIGLLLAVILSAAMSSTASGLNALASTTAVDIYMRNLKTEKSEKHYLHATKFFTLFWGIVAILFACVGTLFENLIQLVNIVGSIFYGTVLGIFLVGFYLRRVKAKAMFYSAIISQTTIFVIYYFMIYKEEKLGYLWLNFIGAMLTIILALFMQVAFLKNEPDSEEVVLE; the protein is encoded by the coding sequence ATGCAACTATTTGATTGGATCGTACTAATTGTTACACTTTTATTTATTGTTGGGTACGGCTCCTGGAAAACAAAAGGAAGTAAAAATGTCGAGGATTTTATCTTAGGAAACAACGAAACCCCTTGGTACACTGTCGGGCTTTCTGTTATGGCAACACAAGCCAGTGCCATTACTTTTCTTTCTACTCCGGGACAAGCTTATCATGACGGGATGGGCTTTGTACAATTCTATTTCGGATTGCCAATTGCAATGATTGTTATTTGTTTGACTTTTATTCCATTATACCATAAAAACAAAGTATTTACCGCTTATGAGTTTCTTGAAAAGCGATTCGATTTAAAAACACGTTCATTGGCTGCGATTCTGTTTTTGGTTCAAAGAGGTCTAGGAACCGGATTGACCATTTATGCTCCTGCCATTATCTTGTCTGCGCTTTTGGGTTGGAATTTAACTTTGATGAATGTTATAATTGGCGTTCTCGTAATTATTTACACCTTTTCAGGAGGAACAAAAGCCGTAAACGTAACGCAAAAACAACAGATGTTTGTAATCATGTCAGGAATGTTTATTACATTTTTTCTGATCCTTCATTATTTACCAAACGATATGACTTTTACAAGTGCCCTACATATTGCAGGCGCAAATGACAAAATGAATATTGTAGATTTCTCTTTTGATCCTGAAGAAAAATATACTTTTTGGAGTGGAATTACAGGAGGTTTCTTTCTTGCTCTGGCCTATTTTGGAACCGATCAATCTCAGGTTGGCCGTTATTTATCGGGAAAATCGATTCGCGAAAGTCAAATGGGATTAATCATGAACGGGCTTCTAAAAGTACCAATGCAGTTCTTTATTCTATTAACGGGAGTTATGGTTTTTGTCTTTTTTCAATTCAATCCAGTTCCGTTAAATTTTAATCCGAATAATAAAACTGTTATTGAAAAATCGGCTTACAAAGAAGAATATCATGTTTTAGAAAAGAAATTAAGCACACTTTCAGAAGATAAAAAAGTTATCAATTTATTATACATCGATCAGTTGAATCAGGATTTTGACAATCCGATTTTGCGAAAAGAATTGGTTACATTATCAAATAAAGAAAAAGACTTGCGTGATCGCGCCAAAGAAATTATCTTAAAAGCTGACCCGACCAGTGAAACAAACGATAAAGATTATGTGTTTTTCCATTTCATCTTACATTACTTGCCAAAAGGATTGATTGGTTTGTTATTAGCGGTAATTCTTTCAGCAGCAATGTCATCAACGGCTTCAGGATTAAATGCTTTGGCTTCAACAACAGCAGTCGACATTTACATGCGAAATCTTAAAACCGAAAAATCAGAGAAGCATTATCTACATGCCACAAAATTCTTCACCTTATTCTGGGGAATTGTAGCGATTCTGTTTGCTTGCGTAGGGACTTTGTTTGAAAATCTTATTCAATTAGTAAATATTGTTGGATCTATTTTCTACGGAACCGTTTTAGGAATCTTTTTAGTTGGATTTTATCTGCGTCGTGTAAAAGCAAAAGCAATGTTTTACAGTGCCATTATCAGTCAGACAACAATTTTCGTTATTTATTATTTCATGATTTATAAAGAAGAAAAATTGGGTTATTTATGGCTGAACTTTATTGGAGCTATGTTGACTATTATTTTAGCGTTGTTTATGCAAGTTGCATTTCTTAAAAATGAACCGGATTCCGAGGAAGTTGTTTTGGAGTAA
- a CDS encoding DUF2911 domain-containing protein, whose protein sequence is MKKLLIALAIILAPFATEAQIKTPQASPKGYIKQTVGLTDVEVTYSRPCARGRAVFGNLVPFGKLWRTGANENTVINFGDDVVIDGKTLKKGKYAIYTIPKIESWEVIFYLSTDNWGLPENWSDAYVALRTTVKENALPTPVETFTIGINSLDPNFGYLEMAWENSHIALKFEVPTAKNATASIEKVLGGPTSNDYFAAAQYLFQSNGNIETARTYVDKSLDMSTEKPYFILRLKSQIQAKQGDKKGAVETAKASLAAAEAANNQDYVKLNKDSIAEWSR, encoded by the coding sequence ATGAAAAAACTACTTATTGCATTAGCCATTATTTTGGCTCCTTTTGCTACAGAAGCACAAATAAAGACACCACAAGCGAGTCCGAAAGGATATATTAAACAAACAGTTGGTTTGACTGATGTTGAAGTTACATATTCAAGACCATGCGCGAGAGGTAGAGCAGTATTCGGAAATTTGGTTCCGTTTGGTAAATTATGGAGAACAGGTGCTAACGAAAACACAGTTATTAATTTTGGTGATGATGTTGTAATTGATGGTAAAACTTTGAAAAAAGGAAAATATGCAATTTATACTATTCCTAAAATTGAAAGCTGGGAAGTGATTTTTTACCTTTCTACAGACAACTGGGGATTACCTGAAAACTGGAGCGATGCATATGTTGCTTTAAGAACTACTGTAAAAGAAAATGCATTACCAACTCCGGTTGAGACTTTTACAATTGGTATTAATAGTTTAGATCCTAACTTTGGATATTTAGAAATGGCTTGGGAAAACTCTCATATTGCTTTAAAATTTGAAGTTCCAACTGCAAAAAATGCTACAGCAAGTATCGAGAAAGTTTTAGGCGGACCAACTTCAAATGACTATTTTGCTGCTGCTCAATATTTGTTTCAATCAAATGGAAACATTGAAACAGCCAGAACTTATGTAGATAAATCATTAGATATGAGTACTGAAAAACCATACTTTATTTTAAGATTAAAATCTCAGATTCAGGCAAAACAAGGAGATAAAAAAGGAGCTGTAGAAACTGCAAAAGCGTCACTTGCTGCTGCAGAAGCTGCTAACAATCAAGATTACGTAAAATTAAATAAAGATAGTATCGCTGAATGGAGCAGATAA
- a CDS encoding MCP four helix bundle domain-containing protein, which translates to MKDLKKYSNKTKAAYILLVVMLVILLGNFNTLQNSKNVNENINAIFNDRLVVAHYIFQYSKELHYIKAEAEKLDLSDNTKKDEIIHTLNIIHNIDDLYAKTVLTNTEKQYFDTFLISCKEINNHVSSKNWGKIAALSQEALTTLESLSEIQIKEGKAKLASANAMYNKNNSLGQLQIALLIILGGITFYLLIVKKIKRSIKIPEPPSLN; encoded by the coding sequence ATGAAAGATTTAAAAAAATACAGCAATAAAACTAAAGCTGCTTATATTTTACTGGTTGTGATGCTTGTAATTTTATTAGGTAATTTTAATACGTTACAAAATTCAAAAAACGTAAACGAAAATATTAACGCTATTTTTAATGATCGCTTAGTTGTTGCACATTATATTTTTCAATATTCTAAAGAACTTCATTACATAAAAGCCGAAGCCGAAAAATTAGATCTAAGCGACAATACCAAAAAAGACGAAATTATTCATACTCTGAATATTATCCATAATATTGATGATTTGTATGCCAAGACCGTTTTAACAAATACAGAAAAGCAATATTTTGATACTTTTTTAATCTCTTGCAAAGAAATAAACAATCATGTTTCCAGTAAAAATTGGGGCAAAATTGCCGCTTTGAGTCAGGAAGCCTTAACTACATTAGAATCTTTATCAGAAATTCAAATTAAGGAAGGAAAAGCAAAACTGGCAAGCGCAAATGCAATGTATAACAAGAACAATAGTCTGGGGCAATTGCAAATTGCGCTGCTTATCATTTTGGGCGGAATTACTTTTTATCTCTTAATTGTAAAGAAAATTAAGCGAAGCATCAAAATTCCGGAACCTCCAAGCTTGAATTAA
- a CDS encoding TatD family hydrolase, translating to MEFFNFHTHHFTNQSNILELVNQYPQEFDASIPFYSIGIHPWYIKEDQIDADLKIIEEKLQTKNCLALGECGLDKRIEIPLEQQIIVFEKQLALAEKYQKPVVIHCVAAFQEVIVIRKKMKISIPMIIHGFSKNSQIASQLIKEGFYISFGKYLLKNSDLKTVFQEIPNDRFFLETDTIEENIQQVYDLASEYKNITIKELQGIISSNFEKVFQSNNLKHETI from the coding sequence ATGGAATTCTTCAATTTTCATACACATCACTTTACAAATCAATCCAATATATTGGAGTTGGTCAATCAATATCCGCAAGAATTTGATGCTTCAATTCCGTTTTATTCGATAGGAATTCATCCTTGGTATATTAAGGAAGATCAAATTGATGCCGATTTGAAAATTATTGAAGAAAAATTACAAACCAAAAATTGTCTTGCTCTTGGCGAATGTGGTTTAGATAAACGAATCGAAATTCCGTTAGAGCAGCAAATTATAGTTTTTGAAAAACAATTGGCTCTAGCCGAAAAATATCAAAAACCAGTCGTAATTCATTGCGTTGCGGCTTTTCAGGAAGTTATTGTCATCAGAAAAAAAATGAAGATTTCGATACCGATGATTATTCACGGATTTTCGAAGAATAGTCAAATTGCGAGTCAGCTTATCAAAGAAGGTTTTTATATTTCGTTTGGAAAATATCTCCTTAAAAATTCGGATTTAAAAACTGTTTTTCAAGAAATTCCCAACGATCGATTTTTCCTGGAAACAGATACTATTGAAGAAAACATTCAGCAGGTGTATGATTTAGCATCAGAATATAAAAATATAACAATCAAAGAATTACAAGGTATTATCTCAAGTAATTTTGAAAAAGTGTTTCAGAGCAATAACTTGAAACATGAAACAATTTAA
- a CDS encoding HAD family hydrolase: protein MIKTVIFDMDGVIVDTEPVHRYAYYKQFSELNISVTEEMYTSFTGFSTRNTFQTLKGFFPTIEHEVEDLIQRKRSIFNDAFDTKEDLYLLEGVEDLIKDLYANGIQLILASSASKVTIERVFTRFNLHQYFTDIVSGEDFPQSKPNPAIFLYAASLSKAPKENCIIIEDSTNGVKAAKAAGIYCVGYNSQHSKLQDLSDADLIINHFNELDAQKISQLDT from the coding sequence ATGATAAAAACAGTAATTTTTGACATGGATGGTGTAATTGTAGACACTGAACCAGTTCACCGTTATGCTTATTACAAACAATTTTCAGAATTGAATATTAGCGTAACCGAGGAAATGTATACTTCGTTTACCGGATTTTCGACTCGGAATACATTCCAGACTTTGAAGGGATTTTTCCCAACAATAGAGCACGAAGTAGAAGATTTGATTCAAAGAAAAAGAAGTATTTTTAACGATGCTTTTGATACCAAAGAAGATTTGTACTTGTTAGAAGGTGTAGAGGATTTGATTAAAGATTTGTATGCTAACGGAATACAATTAATTCTTGCTTCATCGGCTTCAAAAGTAACGATCGAGCGTGTTTTTACCAGATTCAATTTACATCAATATTTTACGGATATTGTAAGTGGTGAAGATTTTCCGCAATCAAAACCAAATCCGGCGATTTTTTTATATGCAGCCTCGTTGTCAAAAGCGCCAAAAGAAAATTGCATCATCATTGAAGACAGTACAAATGGAGTTAAAGCGGCAAAGGCGGCAGGAATTTATTGTGTGGGATATAACAGCCAGCATTCTAAATTACAAGACTTGTCTGATGCTGATTTGATTATCAATCATTTTAATGAATTAGATGCTCAAAAAATATCACAATTAGACACTTGA
- a CDS encoding alpha/beta hydrolase: MKNKRQIIKTLKRLWFFLAVSFTIWLVYSYQSHGVSSSYLESNDKISVEDSENYFLFEPKLAYQKVFIFYPGAMVDPKAYVPLCRKISENGIKVYLIKMPWRLASKGYEIPKQLDLFADKNKEYILAGHSQGGKMAAQFVKENPDLIDRLILIGTTHPRDISLADSKIPILKIFGSDDGVADEETILKNKSKLPITTKFIKIEGANHAQFGYYGFQFGDNSARISRDQQQAETLKNIIDFINH; encoded by the coding sequence ATGAAGAATAAAAGACAAATTATAAAAACATTAAAAAGATTATGGTTTTTCCTTGCCGTTTCATTTACTATTTGGTTGGTTTATTCTTATCAATCACATGGAGTTTCAAGTTCATATTTAGAAAGTAATGATAAAATCAGCGTAGAAGATTCTGAAAATTATTTTTTGTTTGAGCCAAAACTAGCTTATCAAAAAGTGTTTATTTTTTATCCCGGAGCAATGGTTGACCCTAAAGCATATGTTCCGTTATGCAGAAAGATTTCAGAAAATGGAATAAAGGTTTATTTGATTAAAATGCCTTGGAGATTAGCATCTAAGGGATATGAAATTCCAAAGCAACTTGATTTATTTGCAGATAAAAACAAAGAATACATTTTGGCCGGTCATTCACAAGGAGGGAAAATGGCAGCTCAATTTGTCAAAGAAAACCCTGATTTAATTGATAGACTAATTTTAATTGGTACAACACATCCAAGAGATATTTCGCTTGCAGACAGTAAAATTCCAATATTAAAAATATTTGGTTCAGATGATGGCGTTGCAGATGAAGAAACTATTCTAAAAAACAAATCCAAGCTTCCTATCACTACAAAATTTATAAAAATTGAAGGCGCCAATCATGCCCAGTTTGGTTATTATGGCTTTCAGTTTGGAGATAATTCAGCCAGAATTTCAAGAGATCAGCAACAAGCCGAAACATTAAAAAATATAATAGATTTTATAAATCACTAA
- a CDS encoding nuclear transport factor 2 family protein, producing MEQKLPLPPFTYETALEKIQLAENAWNSQDPEKVSKAYTVDSEWRNRDQFVNGREEIINFLTQKWQKEKNYKLKKEYWAHTENRIAVRFEYEYQNLEGNWFRAYGNENWEFDSNGLMQKRFASINDLAIKEEDRKLR from the coding sequence ATGGAACAGAAACTACCATTGCCACCTTTCACTTATGAAACGGCATTAGAAAAAATTCAGTTAGCAGAAAATGCATGGAACAGTCAGGATCCCGAAAAAGTTTCAAAAGCATATACAGTCGACAGCGAATGGCGAAATAGAGATCAATTTGTAAACGGAAGGGAAGAAATAATTAATTTCCTGACCCAAAAATGGCAAAAAGAGAAAAATTATAAACTGAAAAAAGAATATTGGGCGCATACTGAAAACAGAATTGCTGTTAGATTCGAATACGAATATCAAAACCTTGAAGGAAATTGGTTTAGAGCATACGGAAATGAAAACTGGGAATTTGATTCTAATGGTTTAATGCAAAAGAGATTTGCCAGTATAAATGATCTTGCAATCAAAGAAGAAGATAGAAAACTGAGATAA
- a CDS encoding tRNA threonylcarbamoyladenosine dehydratase, protein MAEWTERAELLFTKEGLENLQNSNVLVVGLGGVGSFAAEFLARAGVGSMTIVDGDVVDITNINRQLPALHSTVGQPKITIVGDRLMDINPELKLTRVQEFLSPERAFEIVSPEFDYVLDCIDSITPKLNLIIAAKRKRVKIISSMGAGGKMLASKVKVTDISKTINCYFSKTIRKRLKVEKINKLKVVFSSEIQDEKSLKLTDGKNFKKSFYGTNSYMPGLFGLHVAETVIRHLLKKE, encoded by the coding sequence ATGGCAGAGTGGACAGAAAGAGCCGAACTTTTATTTACTAAAGAAGGATTAGAAAACCTACAAAACTCAAATGTTTTGGTTGTAGGTTTAGGAGGAGTTGGATCATTTGCGGCAGAGTTTCTGGCAAGAGCAGGAGTAGGGAGCATGACAATTGTTGATGGAGATGTAGTTGATATTACCAATATAAACAGACAATTACCTGCTTTGCATTCTACAGTTGGTCAGCCAAAAATTACAATTGTTGGAGATCGTTTAATGGATATTAATCCGGAATTAAAACTAACTCGTGTTCAGGAATTTTTATCTCCTGAAAGAGCTTTTGAGATCGTTTCACCAGAGTTTGATTATGTTTTGGACTGTATTGATAGTATTACTCCAAAATTGAATTTAATTATCGCTGCAAAACGAAAAAGAGTAAAAATTATAAGCAGTATGGGTGCTGGCGGAAAAATGCTGGCTTCAAAAGTAAAAGTGACGGATATTTCTAAAACAATAAACTGTTATTTCTCTAAAACCATCAGAAAGCGTTTAAAAGTCGAAAAAATCAACAAGCTAAAAGTTGTTTTCTCTTCTGAGATCCAAGATGAAAAAAGCTTAAAATTAACCGACGGAAAAAACTTCAAAAAGTCATTTTACGGAACTAATAGCTACATGCCAGGTTTGTTTGGTCTTCATGTTGCTGAAACAGTAATCCGTCATTTGCTTAAAAAGGAATAA
- a CDS encoding TetR/AcrR family transcriptional regulator, with product MLPKERILDKAFVLFHKQGYNATGINQIIEEAKVAKASFYQHFKSKEDLCVAFLNQRHDYWFNELEKFSLSKKDSKVKALSSFDFLIFMNQKENFRGCSFLNILSEIPSDNVKVLNVIQNHKSDLRNYFKNILNDELLAAHVYLLFESCIIESQLFKSNDLIEQSKKIIQTLIL from the coding sequence ATGTTACCAAAAGAACGAATTTTAGACAAAGCTTTTGTTTTATTTCATAAACAAGGATATAATGCCACTGGTATAAATCAGATAATTGAAGAAGCTAAAGTAGCAAAAGCAAGTTTTTATCAGCACTTTAAATCTAAGGAAGATTTATGTGTCGCTTTTTTAAATCAGCGTCATGATTATTGGTTTAATGAATTGGAAAAATTCTCTTTAAGTAAAAAAGACTCAAAAGTAAAAGCTCTGTCTTCTTTTGATTTTTTGATATTTATGAATCAGAAAGAAAATTTTAGAGGTTGTAGTTTTCTAAATATACTTTCTGAAATCCCGTCAGATAATGTAAAAGTGCTTAACGTAATTCAAAACCATAAATCTGATCTACGAAATTATTTTAAAAATATTCTCAATGACGAGCTTCTCGCGGCTCATGTTTATTTACTTTTTGAAAGCTGTATTATCGAAAGCCAGTTATTTAAATCAAACGATCTTATAGAACAATCAAAAAAAATCATTCAAACTTTAATTTTATAA